A window of Kyrpidia spormannii genomic DNA:
TAATAGCCCAGCCCCTCCCACTGTTTCAGGACCTCCTCCTCGGCCGCCTGGGCCAGATCACGCACCGAGGGAAATTCCTCAAGAAATCTCTCGTAATAAGGGATCACCGTCTCCACCCGGGTTTGCTGAAGCATCGTCTCAGAGACCCAAATTCGATAGGGATCCCGGGTCTTTCTCCAGGGGAGGTCCCTGTGCTGCCTTTCGTACCACTCCACCAAGATCTGGCCCACTCGCACCGCCAACTCGCGTTCTCGTTCCATCCCATCGGCCCCCGGAAAGATTTACAGGAGTTCATCCCCAATGATACAACATGGGAAAGGAGGTTTGCCCATGTCCATTTACACCCGTGGTGGCGACCGAGGCCGCACCCGCCTCGTCGGAGGTGTCCGGGACAAGGATGATATTCGCATCGAAGCCTACGGCACCTTGGACGAGGCAAACGCTTTTGTCGGCGACGCCATCAGTCGCCTGGATCCCATCCGAGACCGCGACCTCGCCGCGCACCTTCTGGAGATCCAGCAGGAATTGTTCGACTGTGGGGCAGATCTCGCGGCCCTGCCGGGCAAACGCCCCTACAAGGTGCACGCTGAAATGACCGACCGGCTGGAACCGCTCATTGATTCCTATCTCGCGGAAGCCCTCCCTGTCCAGCGATTCATCATCCCCGGGGGGCACCCGGCCGCCGCCGCCCTTCATGTGTGCAGGGTGCTGGTCCGCCGGGCCGAACGCCGGGTGGTGACACTCAGCCACCGGGAGGAGATCAACCCCGAAGTCCTGCGATATCTCAACCGGTTGTCCGATTTTTTCTTTGCCGCCGCCCGGGCGATCAATGCGCGAACAGGCACTGGAGATATTGAATATGTACGAAGCCCCATCGTGTTTCGCAATTCCGGAGGTCACAATCCGTCCAACCCCAAGCTGAATCCCCCGGATGATCCAGGTGGAAATGCGTAGACTATAGCGGGGAGGTGGGCGACGTGGTTCGACTCTGGACCAACCTCAGGCCCCGCCGTTCAAACCGCAATACCTGGACCGCCGCTCTAGTGGGCGCCGGAGTCGGCATCGCCCTATGGGAATGGATGCGGAAATCCGGGGAAAAACCCGTGGACCGGGACGGGGCGGAGTTGGATCGGCTGGCCGATCAAGTGTTGCACGCTGTTGCGCCGGAGGGCGCCGAACAAGAAAGCTCCGGACATTCTTCTTGACGCTATGTTCCGGGGCTTTCTCGCCCTCTGCGGTTTACCCGTTCAGACCAGATGACCCCCGCCAGGATCAGGGCCACCCCAAGCCATCGATCCCACCCCACCGGCTCTTTCAAGATTAGTGCAGCCGCCACGACAGCCACGGGCAGCTCCATCGATCCCAGCACCGCAGCAGCTCCCCCGCCCACCGCCGGGATCGCCACAGCAAACAAAAGTGGCGGCGTAATCTGGGCGAGAAGCGCCACAAGAACACCCCAGCCATACAACCCGGCCATCGATGGCGCTGTATAATAAGCCGTCAGCGGAGTGGTCAGAAGAATGGGAACTCCTGACCCCAAGGACATAAACAGGCTTCGTCTCACAGGGGACGTTTGTACGGCAATCCGACCTGTCCCGTACAAAAGGATGGAATACGTCACCGCGCCTCCCAGGGCCATGGCCGCAGCAACCCACGAAATTCCGCCTTCCCACTGGTCGTGCAACAACCCCACCGCAAGTCCGGTCCCCAAAAGGATCATCAACAGCGCCTGCCACCGCCGGGCAGTCAAAGGTTTTCTCTCCAACGCAACTTCCAGTAAAATCGTAATCCACGTGAATTGAAACAAAAGTACGATCGCAAGGGAAGCCGGAAGATGGATAAGAGATCGGTAATAAAGAACTGTGGTTCCCCCCGAACCGATGAGACCCAAAATGAAAAGCTGGATCACTTCTCGCCCCTTAGGCCGATTCCCGGTTCGCACCGCAAGACCCGCCACAGCCCAGAAAAGAAGGGCAACGAAGTACTGAGCTGCCGTTACCCCTTCCATGGTATAACCCTGGGCGAATGCAGTTTTCATGACCGGAGAGATGAGCCCGTAACAGGACGCCCCCAGCCCAATCATCCAAAGGGCCTGTACCCGGGTAGGTCGCCAGCCCCTCGGCTGCCCCATCATCTTGGAAAAACCTCCTTAATGAACCTCTCCGCCGTATTCGGGAATCGTGGGAGAGCCCGTGCCTTCGCGATCAATCTTCTCCCGAAGCCGGTCGATGAGGTATCGGCCGACCATCTGAAACAGTTCGTCTCGATCCAATTGAGAGACCAACTCCAACAGTTCGGCGCGGGACAGCTCCTGGAGAACGCCGGACACGATGATCACCGCGTCGTCCTCGTCTCCGGTCAACTGGTCTTTGTACAGTGCGTAAAGATCGTCGACGAATCTCACCCCGCCCACCGCCTTTCCCTGAGGAGTGATTCCTTTTCAGTATACCAGGTTTCTGGCCGTGTACGATAGTCAACCGGGCACGAACGCGTTTACCGTGCTTCCCGGCCCCCCTCCGCATCCTCGGACGCCTGGGCGGCATCCCGGGGTTGATCGGAACCCGCATGCTGGCGGCTGTAAGCCCAATGATTCGTAGGCCCGTGACCCTCCCCCAGCCCCGGCGCTTCCCGAATGCCCGCCGAGATGAAAGCTTTGGCCGTCCCCAGGGCGTCAAGCAGAGAGGCCCCTTTCGCCAACTCGGCGGTAATTGCCGCCGAAAAGGTGCATCCCGTCCCATGGGTGTGCGGGGTGCGGACCCGGACTCCCGGAAACTCCACGACAGCCTGCCCATCGTACAGAATGTCCAGCGGATCTCCCGCTAAATGCCCGCCTTTGACCACCACCGCCCCGGGACCTAGTGCCGCAATCCGCTTCGCCGCCTCCACCATCTCATCCCGGGTGCGAATTGTCATCCCGGTCAACGCCTCGGCTTCGGAGATATTCGGGGTCACCACCGCCGCCAAAGGGAACAGTTCGCGAATTAACGTCGAACGGGCGTCCTCTTCCAAAAGTGGCGCCCCACCTTTGGCCACCATGACCGGGTCCACCACCAGGGGAGTGATGCCCAATTCCCGGATCTTGGCCGCCACCGCCTCGATAATCTCCGCCGTGGCCAACATCCCGGTCTTTGCCGCATCCGTGCCGATGTCCCGCACCACAGCATCGATCTGGGCGGCCACCAACTCAGGCGGCACAAGATGGGATCCAAACACCCCTTTTGTGTTTTGTACCGTGATCGCGGTGATGGCCGTCATCCCGTATACCCCGAGCATCTGAAAGGTTTTTAGATCCGCTTGAATCCCCGCTCCGCCGCCGCTATCCGAACCGGCGATGGTCAAAGCCCTGGCCACCCTCATCCTCGTCCCCCCACAAAAAAGGGCCCGGCACCCGTCCGGACCCTGAAAATCGCCTCTCGCCGGCCTCCATCATACGAATACCGGATCGGCAAATTCCGCCAGCTTCGCCAGGGACCGTTGCTGCACCTCGGCGTGGAGGCTGTTGCCGTGGGCGTCCATGGTCACGATGGCCGCGAATCCCTCCACCTGGAGGTGCCACATCGCTTCGGGAATGCCGAATTCCAAGAAATCGACCCCCTCGACCTTTTTGACGCATCTCGCATAGTATTGGGCCGCCCCACCGATGGCATTCAGGTACACCGCCCCGAATTCCTTCAAACCGGCAAGGGTTTTCGGCCCCATGCCCCCTTTGCCGATCACCGCCCGGATCCCAAACTTCTTGATGATGTCCGCCTGGTACGGCTCTTCCCGGCTGCTTGTGGTGGGCCCGGCGGCTTTTACATGCCATTCGCCCTTGTCATCCTGGAGCATCACCGGGCCGCAGTGGTAAAGAATTCCGCCTCGCAGGTCCACCGGGCTGTCGTGGTCCATCAGGTATTTATGCAGGGCGTCCCGGCCAGTGTGGATAAGTCCGTCAATAATCACCACATCGCCGACCTTCAGCTCCCGAATCTGTTCTTCACTGACCGGCGCCTGCAAAACCACCCGACGACTGCCTTCGGAGCCCGCGATTCCTTCCGCAGCCCCGAGTTCCGGCAGCTCCCCTCCGTCCCTGTACAGCCACTGGGTGATCCCGCCGGTAACCGGGTCGATGATCACCCCGAGGCGCCGGAACGCCCAACAGTTGTAGGCGACAGACACGAAAAAGCTCGCCGGAAGACGGTTGATCGCGCCGATTTTGCACCCGAGCAGCGTCACCCGACCACCGAAGCCCATGGTGCCGATGTCCAAACGGTTGGCATTCTCCATGATATACGCTTCCAATTCAGCGAGGCGGGGGTCGGGATTCACGTCATCCACTCGGCGCAGGAGCTGCTCTTTTGCCGCCTCGTACCCCGTGGTGCGGTCGCCGCCGATGGCCACCCCGAGGAACCCGGCGCTGCACCCTTGCCCCTGGGCTTGGTACACCGCATGGAGGATGCATTTTCGCACCCCGTCCAAATCTCGGCCCGCCCGGCCAAGGCCCTCCAACTCCGTCGGCAAGCTGTATTGAATGTTCTTGTTTTCGCAGCCGCCGCCTTTCAGGAGCAGTTTGACCTCGATCTCATCCTTTTCCCACTGCTCAAAATGAATCACCGGAGTCCCGGGGCCTAGGTTGTTCCCGCTATTCTTGCCCGTGACCGAGTCCACGGAATTCGGGCGAAGTTTGCCCTCTCGCGTGGCCGCCACCACCGCCTCCCGGATCTGTCGAGCCATCTCGATCTGGTTGGCTCCCACCGGGCAGCGGACGAAAAATGTCGGCATCCCGGTATCTTGGCAGATCGGCGCCTGGTCATCCTGGGCCATGATGATGTTCTCCCCGATGGTGGACAAAGCGAGAGACGCCCGGGTCCCCATCTCCTCCGTCAGCTTGGCCCGGGCAATAGCCCGGCGCACATCATCGGGCAGATTGGTGGACGTCTCGACAATCAAGGTATAAATACTTTCTGTGAATCGATCCATCCTCGAATTCCCTTCTTCCTCATAAGTGAGCGCCCCGCGGCATTCCACCGTCTATTATAGAGGATCCGCTAGATTATCGCGACGCCACCGCCGAGGGAAAACCCAGCCGAGCGGAGATGGCGAGCCCCGCCCGGCGCACCCGATCCGCCAAATCTTTGATTCTCTCCTCAGGCATGCGCATCTTCGGAGCGGAGATGCTCAGGGAAGCACACACCCGGCCTGTATGATCCCAGATCGGGGCAGCCACACAGATGATGCCGAGCTCGTTTTCTTCGAGGTCCATCGCCACACCCCGTTCTTTCACCCGCTGCAGCTCGTCCCGCAGGTCCAGCCACCGGGTGATCGTGTGGGGCGTATGGGCCGGAAGCCCGTGCCGCTCGACGATGGACTTTACGTCCTCCTCTGGCAGATACGCGAGAATGGCCTTCCCCACACCCGTACAATGCACCGGCGCCCGGGCGCCAACCCGGGAGTGCATGCGGATCGTTTCGTCGCCCTCCACCTTCTCAATATAGACCACTTCCCCATGGTCGAGCACCACGAGATGGACCACTTCGTGGGAGTAATCGGCCAACTCCTCGAGATACGGCCGGGCTTCGCGGCGCAAATCAAGGCTGCCCAACAACCGGGAGGCCATATCCAGAATTGCATACCCGAGTTTGTACCTCCCGGTCTCCGGATCCTGCTCCACGTATCCCCGACGAGCTAGGGTCGTCAACAACCTGTGCACAGTACTTTTGTACATCGACACCTCGGCGGCCAACTCGGTAATGCCGACCCCTTCTTTGTATCGACTCACCCGCTCCAGGATCACCAATGCCCGATCCACCGATTTTACCGTATCCTCGCCCGAAGAGGCCATCTCCATCACCATACCTCGCTAGACTAATGCCCGGATGTCCCCCGGGTGCCGAGACGCGCCCTACTTAGGGATCAATCCCGGGAACACATAAGCCTCAATCATGGTAATCACCGAAACGATTAATACAAACAGTATACTATGTTTAAGGGTGAATCGATAAATCTCACCTTCCCGGCCGGCCAACCCCGTCGCCGAAGCCCCCACGGCGATGGACTGGGGAGAGATCATTTTGCCGGTCACACCCCCGGAACTGTTCGCCCCCACCATCAGGTACGGATTGAGCCCCAACTGCTGCGCGGTAATTTTCTGCAGGTTGCCAAACAACACATTCGACGACGTGTCACTACCGGTGAGAAAGACGCCCAGCCAACCGAGAACCGGCGAGAAAAGCGGAAACAGTACGCCGGTTCCGGCCAGGGCCAAAGCGATGGTGGCGCTCATGGAGGAGTAGTTCGTCACGTGGCCGAACCCCAGCACCGCGGCAATGGTGACCAACGGCCACAACAACTGCCGGAAGGTGCGGACGAGCACCTTGAACCAAGTCCCCACCGACATGCCCACCACAAACATCGACAGAATCGAGGCGATCAGAATAGACGTCCCCGTGGCTCCCAGCCAGTCGAACTTCCACACCGCAGCCATGGGGGTGTTTTTTGCAGCTACAGGAGGAACCGAGACTACCAGTTTGTTCAGCCAGGGCCAATTCACCGCAATCGTGGTCCCGGCGACGGCCGATTTAAAGGCGGGCAGGGACCAGATAATAATCATCACGGTGAGAATCACCCAGGGCGCCCAGGCCCGAACCATGTCCCCGGAACTGTGCTGCTGCCGGGCCGCCGCCGCTTGGTTGAGAATCGCATCTGCCTTTTCATCGGCAAAATGAAATTCTTCCTTCGGGCGCCACACCCGGAGGAACAGGGCCAGAGCGATCAAGCTGACAAAAGCAGAAGCGATGTCCGGTAGCTCCGGTCCCACAAAATTGGAGACCAAAAATTGCGTGATGGCAAAGGAACCCCCGGAGATGAGAATCGCCGGCAACACCTCGATGGTCCGTTTCCACCCGCTCATAATGAGCACCAGCCAAAAAGGTAGAAACAGGGAAAGAATCGGAAGCTGACGCCCCACCACCTGGCTGATCGTGTGGGCATCCATCCCGGTGACCTGGGCGGCGGTGGTAATGGGAATCCCGATGGCGCCAAAGGCCACTGGCGCACTGTTCGCGACCAAGCATATCCCCGCAGCGTACAACGGGTTAAACCCAAGACCTGCCAGGATGGCGGCGGCGATAGCCACCGGCGTCCCAAACCCCGCCGAACCTTCCATGAATGCACTGAACGAGAACGCGATCAACAAGGCCTGCATCCGCCGGTCTCCGGTGAGCCCGGTGATCGAGTCGCGAATGACGCGAAAATAACCGGATTCTTCTGTAATGTTATACAAAAATACGGCAGTAAACACGATCCAACCGATCGGCCACAGTCCACTCAACATCCCGTAGATCGCCGTGGAGACGGCCATGGGAATTGGCATGCCATTGACAATGATGGCGAGAATCACGGCGAGCAAAAGAGTCAACAGCCCCGCCACATGGCCTTTCATCCGGCGCACGGCCAGCGCCCAGAAGAAGAAGGCGATGGGGATGACCGCCACCAGGGCGGACAACCAAAGGCTTCCCCCTACGGGATAATACACTTGATGCCAGGGACTCAACCAGACCCCTCCTTATTAAGCAGTTTCCTCTCTCTTTCACGCACCGCAATAGCCGCAGGCGGGCAGTCGGGGCCGGCCCGGCCCCGTCAATCCGATCTCCGTGCCTGCCTCACCCCCTCCCGGCCGCAGCCATGGCCTTGGCATCGATACATTTGGCGGGCCGCGGAAAGAGTTTCCCCGGGTTACACAGTTCTTCCGCATTCCAGATTCCCCGGATCTTGAGTTGGTAATCGATGTCCGCAGGGCTGAAAATCTTCTCCATGTCGTACATTTTTTCGAGCCCCACCCCGTGCTCGCCGGTGATCGACCCTCCCACGTCGGCGCAGACCTGAAGGACCCGGGAGCCCGTCTCCACCGCCCGTTGGGTTTCCCCCGGCACCCCGGAGTCAAAGAGCACCAATGGATGCAGATTGCCGTCCCCGGCGTGAAACACGTTGGCGATACGCAGGCCAGAATCTTTACTGATCTCGGCGATTCGGGTGAGGACCTCGGGAAGGGTGGATCTGGGAATCACTCCATCCTGCACGAGATAATCCGGGGAGATGTTCCCCATCGCCCCAAAAGCTGTTTTCCGATTGTTCCACCAAAGGGTTCGCTCGGGTTCACTGGCCGCCACCCGGACGTCCCGCACCCCGTGTTCTTTGCACACCTTCACGGCATCTTCGGCCTGATCCTCCAGACCTTCAGCCGAGCCGTCCAACTCGAGGAGCAAAACGGCTTCGATGTCCTCGGGATACCCCACCGGATACGCTCCGGCCTCCACCGCCCGCATGGCCAGCCGGTCCATCATTTCCAAAGCCCCGGGCAGGATCCCTTTCGCGATGATTCCGGAGACTGCCCGGCTTGCGTCTTCCACCCGGTCAAACAGCGCCAGGATCGTCTTGACCCCGATCTGTTTTTTTAGTAGCCTCACCCAAATCCGGGTCACGATTCCGAGGGTCCCCTCCGTCCCGATGAACAACCCCCGAAGATCGTAGCCGACATCGTCACCATTCGGGCCGCCGACCATCACCACCTGCCCGTCCGGAAGCACCCATTCCAGGGCAAGGACATGGTTGGTCGTCACCCCGTATTTGAGACAATGGGGCCCCCCGGCGTTTTCGCCGACATTCCCTCCCAAAGTACAGGCCTGCTGGCTCGACGGGTCCGGGGCATAGTAGTAGCCCCGGCCCGCCACCACCTGGGACAACCGGCGGTTCACCACCCCGGGCTGAACCACGGCGTAGCGGTTCTCATAATCGATGTGAAGAATCCGATTCATCCGCACCAGATTCACCACCACCTCACCATGCAGCGGGATAGCCCCGCCACTGAGCCCGGTGCCCGCCCCCCTCGGAACAAAGGGGATCTTCTCCCGATGGAGATATTTCACCACCGCCGCCACCTGATCGGTGTCCGCCGGGAATACCACGGCGGCGGGGACGCCCCGCTGGATGGTGTAGCCATCGCACTCATAAGCCATGAGCTGGTGCCTGTCTGAGATCACATTCCTGGGGCCGACGATCCGCGCCAGTTCCTCCACCAACTTCTCCCGCGCCGCGCTCATCGATTTTCCTCCTCCGCCTGGTAGGCCGCATCCAGGATATCCACGGTATGCAGCACCTTGCGCGTGGCCCCGGTTCGCTGGACGCCTGCCCGGATTTGCATCATGCACCCGGGATTGCCCATGACAATCGCCTCGGCCTCTTCGGGGACGTCGGCCATTTTCCGATCGAGCAAGGGGCTGGCGATCTCCGGGTGGGTGAGATTGTAGATTCCCGCGCTCCCGCAGCAGCGGTCCGAATCGGGCATCTCCACTACGCGCAGACCCGGAATCGAGGCGAGAATTTCCCGGGGCTGCTGGCGAACCCCCTGGGCGTGGCTCAGATGGCATGCATCATGATAGGTCACCGTCATTTCCACCCTGCCCTTGGGAGGATCGAATCCCACTT
This region includes:
- a CDS encoding IclR family transcriptional regulator; translated protein: MEMASSGEDTVKSVDRALVILERVSRYKEGVGITELAAEVSMYKSTVHRLLTTLARRGYVEQDPETGRYKLGYAILDMASRLLGSLDLRREARPYLEELADYSHEVVHLVVLDHGEVVYIEKVEGDETIRMHSRVGARAPVHCTGVGKAILAYLPEEDVKSIVERHGLPAHTPHTITRWLDLRDELQRVKERGVAMDLEENELGIICVAAPIWDHTGRVCASLSISAPKMRMPEERIKDLADRVRRAGLAISARLGFPSAVASR
- a CDS encoding DMT family transporter, which encodes MMGQPRGWRPTRVQALWMIGLGASCYGLISPVMKTAFAQGYTMEGVTAAQYFVALLFWAVAGLAVRTGNRPKGREVIQLFILGLIGSGGTTVLYYRSLIHLPASLAIVLLFQFTWITILLEVALERKPLTARRWQALLMILLGTGLAVGLLHDQWEGGISWVAAAMALGGAVTYSILLYGTGRIAVQTSPVRRSLFMSLGSGVPILLTTPLTAYYTAPSMAGLYGWGVLVALLAQITPPLLFAVAIPAVGGGAAAVLGSMELPVAVVAAALILKEPVGWDRWLGVALILAGVIWSERVNRRGRESPGT
- a CDS encoding fumarate hydratase — protein: MDRFTESIYTLIVETSTNLPDDVRRAIARAKLTEEMGTRASLALSTIGENIIMAQDDQAPICQDTGMPTFFVRCPVGANQIEMARQIREAVVAATREGKLRPNSVDSVTGKNSGNNLGPGTPVIHFEQWEKDEIEVKLLLKGGGCENKNIQYSLPTELEGLGRAGRDLDGVRKCILHAVYQAQGQGCSAGFLGVAIGGDRTTGYEAAKEQLLRRVDDVNPDPRLAELEAYIMENANRLDIGTMGFGGRVTLLGCKIGAINRLPASFFVSVAYNCWAFRRLGVIIDPVTGGITQWLYRDGGELPELGAAEGIAGSEGSRRVVLQAPVSEEQIRELKVGDVVIIDGLIHTGRDALHKYLMDHDSPVDLRGGILYHCGPVMLQDDKGEWHVKAAGPTTSSREEPYQADIIKKFGIRAVIGKGGMGPKTLAGLKEFGAVYLNAIGGAAQYYARCVKKVEGVDFLEFGIPEAMWHLQVEGFAAIVTMDAHGNSLHAEVQQRSLAKLAEFADPVFV
- the thiD gene encoding bifunctional hydroxymethylpyrimidine kinase/phosphomethylpyrimidine kinase, translated to MRVARALTIAGSDSGGGAGIQADLKTFQMLGVYGMTAITAITVQNTKGVFGSHLVPPELVAAQIDAVVRDIGTDAAKTGMLATAEIIEAVAAKIRELGITPLVVDPVMVAKGGAPLLEEDARSTLIRELFPLAAVVTPNISEAEALTGMTIRTRDEMVEAAKRIAALGPGAVVVKGGHLAGDPLDILYDGQAVVEFPGVRVRTPHTHGTGCTFSAAITAELAKGASLLDALGTAKAFISAGIREAPGLGEGHGPTNHWAYSRQHAGSDQPRDAAQASEDAEGGREAR
- a CDS encoding L-lactate permease, which gives rise to MSPWHQVYYPVGGSLWLSALVAVIPIAFFFWALAVRRMKGHVAGLLTLLLAVILAIIVNGMPIPMAVSTAIYGMLSGLWPIGWIVFTAVFLYNITEESGYFRVIRDSITGLTGDRRMQALLIAFSFSAFMEGSAGFGTPVAIAAAILAGLGFNPLYAAGICLVANSAPVAFGAIGIPITTAAQVTGMDAHTISQVVGRQLPILSLFLPFWLVLIMSGWKRTIEVLPAILISGGSFAITQFLVSNFVGPELPDIASAFVSLIALALFLRVWRPKEEFHFADEKADAILNQAAAARQQHSSGDMVRAWAPWVILTVMIIIWSLPAFKSAVAGTTIAVNWPWLNKLVVSVPPVAAKNTPMAAVWKFDWLGATGTSILIASILSMFVVGMSVGTWFKVLVRTFRQLLWPLVTIAAVLGFGHVTNYSSMSATIALALAGTGVLFPLFSPVLGWLGVFLTGSDTSSNVLFGNLQKITAQQLGLNPYLMVGANSSGGVTGKMISPQSIAVGASATGLAGREGEIYRFTLKHSILFVLIVSVITMIEAYVFPGLIPK
- a CDS encoding FAD-binding oxidoreductase, whose amino-acid sequence is MSAAREKLVEELARIVGPRNVISDRHQLMAYECDGYTIQRGVPAAVVFPADTDQVAAVVKYLHREKIPFVPRGAGTGLSGGAIPLHGEVVVNLVRMNRILHIDYENRYAVVQPGVVNRRLSQVVAGRGYYYAPDPSSQQACTLGGNVGENAGGPHCLKYGVTTNHVLALEWVLPDGQVVMVGGPNGDDVGYDLRGLFIGTEGTLGIVTRIWVRLLKKQIGVKTILALFDRVEDASRAVSGIIAKGILPGALEMMDRLAMRAVEAGAYPVGYPEDIEAVLLLELDGSAEGLEDQAEDAVKVCKEHGVRDVRVAASEPERTLWWNNRKTAFGAMGNISPDYLVQDGVIPRSTLPEVLTRIAEISKDSGLRIANVFHAGDGNLHPLVLFDSGVPGETQRAVETGSRVLQVCADVGGSITGEHGVGLEKMYDMEKIFSPADIDYQLKIRGIWNAEELCNPGKLFPRPAKCIDAKAMAAAGRG
- a CDS encoding DUF6154 family protein; translated protein: MRFVDDLYALYKDQLTGDEDDAVIIVSGVLQELSRAELLELVSQLDRDELFQMVGRYLIDRLREKIDREGTGSPTIPEYGGEVH
- a CDS encoding cob(I)yrinic acid a,c-diamide adenosyltransferase — translated: MSIYTRGGDRGRTRLVGGVRDKDDIRIEAYGTLDEANAFVGDAISRLDPIRDRDLAAHLLEIQQELFDCGADLAALPGKRPYKVHAEMTDRLEPLIDSYLAEALPVQRFIIPGGHPAAAALHVCRVLVRRAERRVVTLSHREEINPEVLRYLNRLSDFFFAAARAINARTGTGDIEYVRSPIVFRNSGGHNPSNPKLNPPDDPGGNA